The following coding sequences lie in one Streptomyces albofaciens JCM 4342 genomic window:
- a CDS encoding Uma2 family endonuclease — protein MARTKHDTAELIMGGPDDHGLLRFLEECPELDHLRIELVEGRIVMRRSGPPFRTCTVALLGSQMERAGWAGLSGQALISGVPGFEPKADLTVTTDEAMQDNCHPYPAERVHLVVEVVEKAVSERDSDYARKRRWYARSRIPLHLLVDLNEGAVELRSQPGDLDYGRVDRYRFGEPVPLPEPFSFAVDTRRFRSYASAKA, from the coding sequence ATGGCCAGGACGAAGCACGACACCGCCGAGCTCATCATGGGCGGCCCGGACGACCACGGGCTACTGCGTTTTCTGGAGGAGTGCCCGGAACTGGATCACCTCAGGATCGAGCTGGTCGAGGGGAGGATCGTCATGCGGCGATCGGGGCCGCCGTTCCGTACCTGCACCGTCGCTCTGCTCGGCTCCCAGATGGAGCGGGCGGGCTGGGCGGGGCTGTCCGGCCAGGCGCTCATCTCCGGCGTCCCCGGCTTCGAGCCGAAGGCGGACCTCACCGTCACCACGGACGAGGCCATGCAGGACAACTGCCACCCCTACCCCGCGGAGCGGGTGCACCTGGTCGTGGAAGTCGTGGAAAAGGCCGTGTCCGAGCGGGACAGCGACTACGCCAGGAAGCGCAGGTGGTACGCGCGGAGCCGCATTCCGCTCCATCTGCTCGTCGACTTGAACGAGGGCGCCGTCGAGCTGCGCTCGCAGCCCGGTGACCTGGATTACGGCCGGGTGGACCGCTACCGGTTCGGCGAGCCGGTGCCGCTGCCCGAGCCGTTCTCGTTCGCGGTCGACACGCGGCGGTTCAGGTCGTATGCGTCCGCGAAAGCGTAG
- a CDS encoding ribbon-helix-helix domain-containing protein → MKISVSLPEEDIAFLDAYGKKTDADSRSAVIHAAVELLRASELEADYASAWEEWDESDDALLWDGVSGDGIGSADAAR, encoded by the coding sequence ATGAAGATCAGCGTCAGCCTGCCGGAAGAGGACATCGCCTTCCTCGACGCGTACGGCAAGAAGACCGACGCCGATTCGCGGTCGGCGGTGATCCACGCGGCGGTCGAGCTGCTGCGGGCCTCCGAGCTGGAGGCGGACTACGCCTCGGCGTGGGAGGAGTGGGACGAGAGCGACGACGCGCTGCTGTGGGACGGGGTCTCGGGGGACGGGATCGGAAGCGCCGATGCGGCGCGGTGA
- a CDS encoding type II toxin-antitoxin system PemK/MazF family toxin, whose product MRRGDLYLVDLEPVRGSEADKYRPAVLVSNDAANRSVQRAGRGVVTVVPVTANVARVYPFQVLLTADDCGLPRDSKAQCEQVRAVAVERLGRRVGSVPARVMVGLDAALRRHLAL is encoded by the coding sequence ATGCGGCGCGGTGACCTCTATCTGGTCGATCTGGAGCCGGTCCGGGGGAGCGAGGCCGACAAGTACCGTCCTGCGGTGCTGGTGTCCAACGACGCGGCCAACCGGTCCGTGCAGCGCGCCGGGAGGGGCGTGGTCACGGTCGTGCCCGTGACGGCCAACGTCGCCCGGGTCTACCCGTTCCAGGTGCTGCTGACCGCCGACGACTGTGGGCTCCCGCGCGACTCCAAGGCCCAGTGCGAGCAGGTGCGCGCGGTGGCCGTCGAGCGGCTGGGGCGGCGGGTCGGCAGCGTTCCGGCGCGGGTGATGGTCGGGCTGGACGCGGCCCTGCGCAGGCATCTGGCGCTCTGA